One segment of Clostridia bacterium DNA contains the following:
- the panB gene encoding 3-methyl-2-oxobutanoate hydroxymethyltransferase, which yields MATKKTVIDFHQMKDKGEKIVFLTAYDFPTAKLQEEAGVDMILVGDSLGMVTLGYETTLPVTMDDMIRHCQAVRRGAPNTFIVGDMPYMSYQTSDEQAVENAGRFIKEGGCDAVKLEGGSRMASRIRAINDAGILVMGHLGLTPQSMGQQGGYKAQGRNVEAALKLVEEAKAVENAGAFSILLEAMPPEVAKVITDRAEIPILGIGAGPYTHGQLVIYADMVGMFDAFTPKFVKKYANIREHLVEAFKAYAADVRSGAFPVIKEHTYNMKEETVQEFLERVKEI from the coding sequence ATGGCAACTAAAAAAACCGTTATCGATTTCCACCAAATGAAAGACAAGGGCGAAAAAATTGTCTTTCTTACCGCTTATGATTTTCCTACCGCCAAACTGCAGGAAGAAGCCGGCGTGGATATGATTCTGGTAGGAGATTCGCTGGGAATGGTTACTCTAGGCTATGAGACTACCCTGCCGGTGACCATGGATGATATGATCCGTCATTGCCAGGCAGTAAGGAGAGGCGCTCCCAATACGTTTATTGTTGGCGATATGCCTTACATGTCGTACCAGACCAGTGACGAGCAAGCGGTGGAAAATGCCGGTCGCTTTATTAAAGAGGGTGGCTGCGATGCGGTTAAGTTGGAAGGTGGCTCAAGAATGGCCAGCCGTATTCGGGCTATCAATGATGCCGGCATCCTGGTCATGGGACACCTGGGATTGACACCTCAGTCCATGGGGCAACAGGGCGGCTATAAAGCACAAGGCCGGAATGTGGAGGCAGCTCTGAAGTTGGTGGAGGAAGCTAAAGCTGTAGAGAATGCCGGGGCATTCAGCATCTTGTTGGAAGCGATGCCTCCTGAGGTGGCAAAAGTCATCACGGATAGAGCGGAAATCCCCATTCTTGGTATTGGCGCTGGGCCATACACTCATGGGCAGCTGGTCATTTATGCCGATATGGTCGGCATGTTTGATGCTTTTACTCCCAAATTTGTGAAAAAGTATGCAAACATTAGAGAACATTTGGTGGAAGCCTTTAAGGCTTATGCTGCTGATGTGCGGAGCGGAGCGTTCCCCGTAATCAAAGAGCATACCTACAATATGAAAGAAGAAACAGTTCAGGAATTCCTTGAGCGGGTGAAGGAGATTTAG